A section of the Phycisphaerales bacterium genome encodes:
- the rsmH gene encoding 16S rRNA (cytosine(1402)-N(4))-methyltransferase RsmH, with the protein MNEPAHKPVLLNETLELLNPQPGEIGLDCTFGEGGHSAAIAQRLRGLESGHLFAFDRDGTRLDATIGRLLQQGLPVTAIHENFAGACREIKDRNIRLDLLLADLGTNSVQIDTAERGFSFSKDGPLDMRFDPSSGPTAADLIATLPESELTSLIQQYGQEPLAGKIARKLTQNRGQKPILSTGALAQLVREVYGRRAAQSRINPATRTFMAFRIAVNDELAALHGLMDDIVQGAEQTNQGGWLNPGARIGMIAFHSLEDRPVKRTFNDLVRRNLADHVTKGVIRPETDEQQENPRSRSAKLRVIRLRK; encoded by the coding sequence GTGAAGGCGGGCACAGCGCTGCCATTGCACAGAGGCTCAGAGGTCTAGAGTCTGGCCATCTTTTTGCCTTTGATCGTGATGGCACACGTCTCGACGCCACCATTGGCCGACTTCTCCAGCAGGGGCTACCGGTCACTGCCATCCATGAGAACTTTGCCGGTGCCTGCCGTGAAATCAAAGATCGAAATATCCGACTGGATCTGCTCCTGGCTGACCTTGGCACCAACTCTGTCCAGATCGATACTGCTGAGCGGGGCTTTAGTTTCTCCAAAGATGGCCCCCTGGATATGCGGTTTGACCCCTCCTCAGGCCCTACAGCGGCCGATCTCATTGCGACATTGCCCGAATCGGAGCTGACCAGCTTGATCCAGCAATATGGCCAAGAACCCCTTGCTGGGAAGATCGCTCGAAAACTTACACAGAATCGGGGCCAGAAGCCGATTCTCTCCACTGGTGCGCTTGCGCAACTGGTACGGGAAGTTTATGGGCGACGTGCAGCACAATCCCGGATCAACCCCGCCACAAGGACGTTCATGGCCTTCCGAATTGCTGTGAACGACGAACTGGCTGCTCTTCACGGTCTTATGGACGATATTGTCCAGGGGGCAGAGCAGACAAACCAAGGTGGCTGGCTGAATCCGGGCGCACGAATAGGCATGATTGCCTTTCACAGCCTTGAAGACCGCCCAGTCAAGCGCACCTTTAACGATCTGGTTCGCCGAAATCTGGCTGACCACGTCACGAAAGGGGTAATTCGTCCAGAAACGGATGAACAACAAGAGAATCCACGATCACGCTCTGCGAAATTACGCGTCATTCGCCTTCGCAAATAA